A window from Bordetella petrii encodes these proteins:
- a CDS encoding succinylglutamate desuccinylase/aspartoacylase domain-containing protein codes for MSTPDAAAPLRPFELACPDLSAERLGNTDTPGVWHFDSGAPGRHVMLTALIHGNELCGAWALKTLLASGLRPRHGALTLAFCNLAAFDRFDPANYLPARFVDEDMNRVWSDDKLADPSSQERRRAAALRPWVARADWLMDFHSMSNSDVPLQLTGLQPRNIELALQLGTPANIIADAGHAAGVRMRDYGRFGAGGGDGTRSLLIECGFHGAPQARDVAIDQMARFLVAAGTFARDDLPADWFAPDAPRQQALRVTHAIAAQSADVRFAQRWRGLEQLPRAGTLLGWNAGEPFVTPYDDCVLIMPSLANVRPGVTVLRLAQPIAQAGG; via the coding sequence ATGTCTACGCCTGATGCCGCAGCCCCGCTGCGCCCGTTTGAACTCGCCTGTCCGGATTTGTCGGCCGAGCGCCTGGGCAACACCGACACGCCGGGCGTGTGGCACTTCGATTCGGGCGCGCCGGGCAGGCACGTGATGCTGACGGCGCTGATCCACGGCAACGAACTGTGCGGCGCCTGGGCCCTGAAAACACTGCTGGCCAGCGGACTGCGGCCGCGCCATGGCGCGCTGACACTGGCGTTCTGCAACCTGGCGGCCTTCGACCGCTTCGACCCCGCCAACTACCTGCCGGCGCGCTTTGTCGACGAAGACATGAACCGGGTCTGGAGCGACGACAAGCTGGCCGACCCGTCCTCCCAGGAACGCCGGCGCGCCGCCGCGCTGCGGCCCTGGGTGGCCCGGGCCGACTGGCTGATGGACTTCCATTCGATGAGCAATTCCGACGTGCCGCTGCAGCTCACCGGCCTGCAGCCACGCAACATCGAACTGGCGCTGCAGCTGGGCACGCCGGCCAACATCATCGCCGACGCCGGCCATGCCGCCGGCGTGCGCATGCGCGACTACGGCCGCTTCGGCGCCGGCGGCGGCGACGGCACGCGCTCGCTGCTGATCGAATGCGGCTTTCACGGCGCGCCGCAGGCGCGCGACGTGGCGATAGACCAGATGGCCCGCTTCCTGGTGGCTGCCGGCACGTTCGCGCGCGACGACCTGCCCGCCGATTGGTTCGCGCCCGATGCGCCGCGCCAGCAGGCGCTGCGCGTCACGCATGCCATTGCCGCCCAGAGCGCCGACGTGCGCTTCGCGCAACGCTGGCGCGGGCTGGAACAGCTGCCGCGGGCCGGCACGCTGCTGGGCTGGAATGCCGGCGAACCCTTCGTCACCCCGTACGACGACTGCGTGCTGATCATGCCGTCGCTGGCCAATGTGCGCCCGGGCGTGACCGTGCTGCGCCTGGCCCAGCCCATCGCCCAGGCCGGCGGCTGA
- a CDS encoding ABC transporter substrate-binding protein has translation MKLRTSLALLAASAGLAAAPAVLAQSLTIALSSEPTSADPHYHKQTQNDAFAAHVYDSLIYRGPDMKLKPGLATSWKNLDDLTWELKLREGVKFSNGEPFTSQDVLFSVCRTLNNKTNISQSYMTVTKLLTDVQTPDAHTVILKTAEPFPLMPAELARQLPIIWNGIVEHGPLKFAPKEGCGVTGPWPTVADFNNGKDAIGTGPYKLKSYVKGTGIELERNEGYWGDKPQWKTVKFVPVPNAGPRLTGLLSGDFDVIENPAARDLPRLKENGNFGYVATPSTRLVFFQPDVGRNPSPFVKSPDGKNPLQDLRVRRAINMAIDRKTINARIMDGLATPAYQYMPDGMFGALPKAPEIKYDPEGAKKLLAEAGYPDGFELTLSSTNNRYVNDGQVTQAVAQYLSRIGIKTHVDAMTASIYFPKRAKREFSFAMGGWPAETGEASALFQLWVASTDSARSLGTSNYGGFSNAEFDKVYEQAIVTVDPEKREKLLQQSTQIALDNLPLIPLHFESSIWAFRKGLTYEGRRDQYTLAMSVHSAK, from the coding sequence ATGAAATTGCGTACTTCCCTGGCCCTGCTGGCGGCCAGCGCCGGCCTGGCCGCCGCCCCCGCCGTCCTGGCCCAGTCCCTGACCATCGCCCTGTCGTCCGAACCGACCTCTGCCGACCCGCACTATCACAAGCAGACGCAGAACGACGCGTTCGCCGCCCATGTCTACGACTCGCTGATCTACCGCGGCCCCGACATGAAGCTCAAGCCGGGCCTGGCCACGTCATGGAAGAACCTGGACGACCTGACCTGGGAGCTGAAGCTGCGCGAAGGCGTGAAGTTCTCGAACGGCGAGCCCTTCACCTCGCAGGACGTGCTGTTCTCGGTGTGCCGCACCCTGAACAACAAGACCAACATCTCGCAGTCGTACATGACGGTGACCAAGCTGCTGACCGACGTGCAGACGCCCGACGCGCACACGGTCATCCTGAAAACCGCCGAGCCCTTCCCGCTGATGCCGGCCGAACTGGCGCGGCAGCTGCCCATCATCTGGAACGGCATCGTCGAGCACGGCCCGCTGAAGTTCGCCCCCAAGGAAGGCTGCGGCGTGACCGGCCCGTGGCCCACGGTGGCCGATTTCAACAACGGCAAAGACGCCATCGGCACCGGCCCGTACAAGCTGAAATCGTACGTGAAGGGCACCGGCATCGAGCTCGAGCGCAACGAAGGCTACTGGGGCGACAAGCCGCAATGGAAAACGGTGAAATTCGTGCCCGTGCCCAACGCCGGCCCGCGCCTGACCGGCCTGCTGTCGGGCGACTTCGACGTCATCGAGAACCCGGCCGCGCGCGACTTGCCGCGCCTGAAGGAAAACGGCAATTTCGGCTACGTGGCCACGCCCTCGACCCGCCTGGTCTTCTTCCAGCCCGACGTGGGCCGCAACCCCAGCCCGTTCGTCAAGAGCCCCGACGGCAAGAACCCGCTGCAGGACCTGCGCGTGCGCCGTGCCATCAACATGGCCATCGACCGCAAGACCATCAATGCGCGCATCATGGACGGCCTGGCGACCCCGGCCTACCAGTACATGCCCGACGGCATGTTCGGCGCGCTGCCCAAGGCGCCCGAGATCAAGTACGACCCGGAAGGTGCCAAGAAGCTGCTGGCCGAGGCCGGCTACCCCGATGGCTTCGAACTGACCCTGTCGTCCACCAACAACCGCTACGTGAACGACGGCCAGGTGACGCAGGCCGTGGCCCAGTACCTGTCGCGCATCGGCATCAAGACCCACGTCGACGCAATGACCGCCTCGATCTACTTCCCCAAGCGCGCCAAGCGCGAGTTCAGCTTCGCCATGGGCGGCTGGCCGGCCGAAACCGGCGAAGCGTCGGCGCTGTTCCAGCTGTGGGTCGCCTCGACCGACTCGGCCCGCAGCCTGGGCACCAGCAACTACGGCGGCTTCTCGAACGCCGAGTTCGACAAGGTGTACGAGCAGGCCATCGTGACGGTCGACCCGGAAAAGCGCGAGAAGCTGCTGCAGCAGTCCACGCAGATCGCCCTGGACAACCTGCCGCTGATTCCGCTGCACTTCGAAAGCAGCATCTGGGCGTTCCGCAAGGGCCTCACCTACGAAGGCCGGCGCGACCAGTACACGCTGGCCATGTCGGTGCATTCGGCGAAGTAA
- a CDS encoding LysR family transcriptional regulator, with translation MHGISLKYFVAVAQAGSLSGASKQLHVAVSAISRQIARLEEEVGAPLFERAPRGMALSQAGRLLLAHARRTLLESDEVLRQIAGLQGTPHDEIRVGASEGPAQGFLPVAMVDFRQQHPRTRFSLHVLTPPESMRQIASGDIDVSVSFNVEPAQGVAVLHSWRAPVYAVMAATHPLAGRSRLCLEDVLAYPLALTDDKSTARRLLNRTCALEDMQLQAALISNYSPALHGFVRHSNAVMFAGYISVAWRLAQDGLVARPVVSAELQSRNLQIQTMEGRLLPPGVARFIEHLKARIDEVEATLP, from the coding sequence ATGCATGGAATTTCGCTGAAGTACTTCGTGGCGGTGGCCCAGGCCGGCAGTCTGAGCGGCGCCTCGAAGCAGTTGCACGTGGCGGTATCGGCCATCAGCCGCCAGATCGCCCGCCTGGAGGAAGAGGTGGGCGCGCCGCTGTTCGAGCGGGCGCCGCGCGGCATGGCCCTGAGCCAGGCCGGGCGGCTGCTGCTGGCGCATGCGCGGCGCACCCTGCTGGAATCGGATGAAGTGCTGAGGCAGATCGCCGGCCTGCAAGGCACGCCGCATGACGAGATCCGGGTGGGGGCGTCGGAAGGGCCCGCGCAGGGCTTCCTGCCGGTGGCCATGGTGGATTTCCGGCAGCAGCACCCGCGCACGCGGTTCTCGCTGCACGTGCTGACGCCTCCCGAGTCCATGCGGCAGATCGCCAGCGGCGATATCGACGTGTCGGTGTCGTTCAACGTCGAGCCGGCCCAGGGCGTGGCGGTGCTGCACTCCTGGCGCGCGCCGGTCTATGCGGTGATGGCGGCCACCCACCCGCTGGCCGGACGCAGCCGCCTGTGCCTGGAAGACGTGCTGGCCTATCCGCTGGCGCTGACCGACGACAAAAGCACGGCGCGGCGCCTGCTCAACCGCACCTGCGCGCTGGAAGACATGCAGCTGCAGGCGGCGCTGATCTCGAATTATTCACCGGCGCTGCATGGCTTCGTGCGCCATTCCAACGCCGTGATGTTCGCCGGCTATATTTCGGTGGCCTGGCGCCTGGCGCAGGACGGCCTGGTGGCGCGGCCCGTGGTCAGTGCCGAACTGCAATCGCGCAATCTGCAGATCCAGACCATGGAAGGGCGGCTGCTGCCGCCCGGCGTGGCGCGCTTCATCGAACACCTGAAGGCGCGCATCGACGAAGTCGAGGCGACTTTGCCGTAG
- a CDS encoding enoyl-CoA hydratase/isomerase family protein: MSEPSLDHYAHYQALKLRRHPQGILELIMGARGGVPGKLSTADERLHRELADIWRDVDTDPDTRVVVIRGEGKGFSGGGDLELVQQMADDFQVRARVWREARDLVYNVINCNKPIVSAMHGAAVGAGLVAGLLADVSIAARDARIIDGHTRLGVAAGDHAAIVWPLLCGMAKAKYYLLLCEAVSGEEAERIGLVSLCVDEAELIAKAFEVAGKLANGSQTAIRWTKYALNNWLRLAGPSFDASLALEFMGFAGPDVREGIQSLRERRPPDFKPDSPF, from the coding sequence ATGTCCGAACCATCGCTCGACCATTATGCGCACTATCAAGCCCTGAAGCTGCGCCGCCATCCGCAGGGCATCCTGGAGCTCATCATGGGCGCCAGGGGCGGAGTGCCGGGCAAGCTGTCCACCGCCGACGAGCGGTTGCACCGCGAGCTGGCCGATATCTGGCGCGACGTGGACACCGACCCGGACACGCGCGTGGTGGTGATCCGCGGCGAAGGCAAGGGGTTTTCCGGCGGCGGCGACCTGGAACTGGTGCAGCAGATGGCCGACGACTTCCAGGTGCGCGCGCGGGTATGGCGCGAAGCGCGCGACCTGGTCTACAACGTGATCAACTGCAATAAGCCGATCGTGTCGGCCATGCACGGCGCCGCCGTGGGGGCGGGGCTGGTGGCCGGCCTGCTGGCCGACGTGTCGATCGCCGCGCGCGATGCCCGCATCATCGACGGCCACACCCGCCTGGGCGTGGCGGCGGGCGACCATGCGGCCATCGTGTGGCCGCTGCTGTGCGGCATGGCCAAGGCCAAGTATTACCTGCTGCTGTGCGAAGCCGTCAGCGGCGAAGAAGCCGAGCGCATCGGCCTGGTATCGCTGTGCGTGGACGAAGCCGAACTGATCGCCAAGGCATTCGAGGTGGCGGGCAAGCTGGCCAACGGATCGCAGACGGCCATCCGCTGGACCAAGTACGCGCTGAACAACTGGCTGCGGCTGGCCGGCCCCAGCTTCGACGCTTCGCTGGCGCTGGAATTCATGGGCTTCGCCGGACCCGACGTGCGCGAGGGCATCCAGTCGCTGCGTGAGCGGCGGCCGCCCGATTTCAAGCCGGACTCGCCTTTTTGA
- a CDS encoding ABC transporter ATP-binding protein, with protein MSDVILQVRGLRTAFHTEAGAWPAVDGVDLTVRRGEILGLVGESGSGKSVTGFSLLGLIDPPGEVVSGEILFKGQDLRKLDEEGMRRLRGNRIAMIFQDPLMTLNPVLRIGEQMMEAILTHENVPAAQARERCREALAMVGIPAPEKRLDSYPHEFSGGMRQRVAIAIAMLNNPDLIICDEPTTALDVTIQGQILYRMQEICRKHDTALIWITHDLGVVAELADHVAVMYAGRIVEAGPVEQVLDAPRHPYTRGLLDSMPGNTAPGARLHQIEGMAPSLAGRPAGCAFRPRCPSAITRCAEQAPAAVQEGPRSFRCYVPIARETATA; from the coding sequence ATGAGCGACGTAATCCTGCAGGTGCGCGGGCTGCGCACCGCCTTCCACACCGAAGCCGGCGCCTGGCCGGCGGTCGACGGCGTCGACCTCACTGTGCGCCGCGGCGAGATCCTGGGCCTGGTCGGCGAATCCGGTTCGGGCAAATCGGTTACCGGCTTTTCGCTGCTGGGCCTGATCGACCCGCCGGGCGAAGTCGTGTCCGGCGAGATCCTGTTCAAGGGACAAGACCTGCGCAAGCTCGACGAAGAAGGCATGCGCCGCCTGCGCGGCAACCGCATCGCCATGATCTTCCAGGACCCGCTGATGACGCTGAACCCGGTGCTGCGCATCGGCGAACAGATGATGGAAGCCATCCTCACGCACGAAAACGTGCCGGCCGCCCAGGCGCGCGAGCGCTGCCGCGAGGCCCTGGCCATGGTGGGCATTCCCGCCCCCGAAAAGCGCCTGGACAGCTATCCGCACGAATTCTCGGGCGGCATGCGCCAGCGGGTGGCGATCGCCATCGCCATGCTGAACAATCCCGACCTGATCATCTGCGACGAGCCCACCACGGCGCTGGACGTGACCATCCAGGGGCAGATCCTGTACCGCATGCAGGAAATCTGCCGCAAGCACGATACCGCCCTCATCTGGATCACCCACGACCTGGGCGTGGTGGCCGAGCTGGCCGACCACGTGGCCGTGATGTATGCCGGGCGCATCGTCGAGGCCGGCCCGGTCGAGCAGGTGCTCGACGCGCCGCGCCATCCGTATACCCGCGGCCTGCTCGACTCGATGCCCGGCAATACCGCGCCCGGCGCGCGCCTGCACCAGATCGAGGGCATGGCCCCCAGCCTGGCGGGGCGGCCCGCCGGCTGTGCGTTCCGCCCGCGCTGCCCCAGCGCCATCACACGCTGCGCCGAACAGGCTCCTGCCGCCGTGCAGGAAGGCCCGCGCAGTTTCCGCTGCTACGTACCGATCGCCCGCGAGACCGCTACCGCATGA
- a CDS encoding ABC transporter permease subunit produces MVLFTLRRLIQSLFVMLAVSVVVFFAVYAVGDPIELLVSPEATVEARAATIARLGLDQPIWQQYFTFLWRALHGDLGTSFVHGIPAIELIVQRIPATFELVVVAITLTCLIGIPLGLVAGLYRDRVLGRGIMATSVLGFSLPNFWQGMMLILLFAVWLGWLPASGRGDTVSVLGVPLSILTADGWSHVIMPAVNLALANIALVLRLTATGVAEAQSQEYVKFARAKGVRPGRIVRRHILRNILIPVVTVVGMEFGSLIAYSTITETVFAWPGMGKLLIDSVYQLDRPVVVAYVMLVTLIFVIVNFIVDILYAALDPRVQLVAPAQ; encoded by the coding sequence GTGGTTTTGTTTACCCTGCGCAGGCTGATCCAGAGCCTGTTCGTGATGCTGGCCGTATCGGTCGTGGTGTTTTTCGCGGTATATGCCGTGGGCGACCCGATCGAGCTGCTGGTCAGCCCCGAGGCAACGGTGGAGGCCCGCGCGGCCACCATCGCCCGCCTGGGGCTCGACCAGCCCATCTGGCAGCAGTATTTCACCTTCCTGTGGCGCGCCCTGCACGGCGACCTCGGCACGTCTTTCGTGCACGGCATCCCGGCCATCGAGCTGATCGTGCAGCGCATTCCCGCCACGTTCGAACTGGTGGTGGTGGCCATCACCCTGACCTGTCTGATCGGCATTCCGCTCGGGCTGGTGGCCGGCCTGTACCGCGACCGCGTGCTGGGCCGGGGCATCATGGCGACCTCGGTGCTGGGCTTCTCGCTGCCCAATTTCTGGCAGGGCATGATGCTGATCCTGCTGTTCGCCGTGTGGCTGGGCTGGCTGCCCGCCTCGGGGCGCGGCGACACGGTCAGCGTGCTGGGCGTGCCGCTATCGATCCTGACCGCCGATGGCTGGTCGCACGTGATCATGCCGGCGGTCAATCTGGCGCTGGCCAACATCGCCCTGGTGCTGCGCCTGACCGCCACCGGCGTGGCCGAGGCCCAGTCGCAGGAATACGTGAAATTCGCGCGCGCCAAGGGCGTGCGTCCCGGGCGCATCGTGCGCCGGCACATCCTGCGCAATATCCTGATTCCGGTCGTCACGGTGGTGGGCATGGAATTCGGCAGCCTGATCGCCTATTCCACCATCACCGAAACCGTGTTCGCCTGGCCCGGCATGGGCAAGCTGCTGATCGACAGCGTCTACCAGCTGGACCGTCCGGTGGTGGTGGCCTACGTGATGCTGGTGACGCTGATCTTCGTGATCGTCAATTTCATCGTCGATATTCTCTATGCCGCGCTCGACCCGCGCGTGCAGCTTGTCGCTCCCGCCCAGTAA
- a CDS encoding NAD(P)H-hydrate dehydratase — translation MSAAPAPAPILRQDLPALFAPRPADAHKGTFGTVAVVGGGAGMAGAALLAARAALKTGAGKVLVGFAQASCPLACDLLQPELMLRDAASLYQAGLPVDAWVAGCGLGTGGQARAALDALFARRGGAPLVLDADGLNLLAAGALPAWGPGPVILTPHPAEAARLLGTDAQAVQADRPAAARALASRHGAWVVLKGAGTLVCRPDGLCRRNITGNAGLATAGTGDVLAGMLGSLLAQGMALDQAVAGAVWLHGAAADARVAAGIGPIGLTAGELADAARQLRNGHG, via the coding sequence ATGTCCGCCGCCCCCGCGCCCGCCCCCATTCTCCGCCAGGATCTGCCGGCCCTGTTCGCGCCGCGCCCGGCCGATGCCCACAAGGGCACCTTCGGCACCGTGGCGGTGGTGGGCGGCGGCGCCGGGATGGCCGGAGCCGCCCTGCTGGCCGCGCGCGCGGCCCTGAAAACCGGCGCCGGCAAGGTGCTGGTGGGCTTTGCCCAGGCCTCATGCCCGCTGGCGTGCGATCTTCTGCAGCCTGAATTGATGTTGCGCGATGCCGCCAGCCTGTACCAGGCCGGCCTGCCGGTCGATGCCTGGGTGGCCGGTTGCGGGCTGGGCACCGGCGGCCAGGCGCGGGCCGCGCTGGACGCGCTGTTCGCCCGCCGCGGCGGCGCGCCGCTGGTGCTGGACGCCGACGGCCTGAATCTGCTGGCCGCCGGCGCGCTGCCCGCCTGGGGCCCGGGGCCCGTGATCCTGACGCCGCATCCGGCCGAGGCCGCGCGGCTGCTGGGCACGGACGCCCAGGCCGTGCAGGCCGACCGCCCGGCGGCGGCCCGCGCGCTGGCCAGCCGCCATGGCGCCTGGGTGGTGCTCAAGGGTGCCGGCACCCTGGTGTGCCGGCCCGACGGCCTGTGCCGCCGCAATATCACCGGCAATGCCGGGCTGGCAACGGCCGGCACCGGCGATGTCCTGGCCGGGATGCTGGGCAGCCTGCTCGCCCAGGGCATGGCGCTGGACCAGGCGGTGGCGGGCGCCGTCTGGCTGCATGGGGCGGCCGCCGACGCCCGGGTGGCGGCGGGCATCGGCCCCATCGGTTTGACGGCCGGCGAGCTGGCCGACGCCGCCCGACAGTTGCGAAATGGCCACGGATAA
- a CDS encoding ABC transporter ATP-binding protein: protein MTPQDTPVIELRNVHKRFEHHPDLAQRILALAGKPIDRRTVHAVNGVDLTIQRGEVLGLVGESGCGKSTLGRVVAGLHRQTEGELLYQGRPAASLRGADLLAYTLGVQMIFQDPQASLNPRQRLRQILGEALKVHKLAPRAEIPARIDRALSEVGLDPEYRDRFPHQISGGQRQRIGIARALMVSPKFLVCDEPVAALDVSIQAQVINLFMDLREQHGFTYLFISHDLGVVKHISDRVAIMYLGKIVERAPAAEIFTRANHPYTQALLAEVPDVSRRGRNFTPIQGEIPSPLNPPPGCTFHPRCPHAMARCREQTPALKEIAPGHWSACHLNP from the coding sequence ATGACCCCGCAAGACACGCCCGTTATCGAGCTGCGCAACGTCCACAAGCGTTTCGAGCATCATCCCGACCTGGCCCAGCGCATACTGGCGCTGGCCGGCAAGCCCATCGACCGCCGCACGGTGCACGCCGTCAACGGCGTCGACCTGACCATCCAGCGCGGCGAAGTGCTGGGCCTGGTCGGCGAATCCGGCTGCGGCAAATCCACGCTGGGGCGCGTGGTGGCCGGCCTGCATCGCCAGACCGAAGGCGAACTGCTGTACCAGGGCCGCCCTGCCGCCAGCCTGCGCGGCGCCGACCTGCTGGCCTACACGCTGGGCGTGCAGATGATCTTCCAGGATCCGCAGGCTTCGCTCAACCCGCGCCAGCGCCTGCGCCAGATCCTGGGCGAGGCGCTGAAGGTGCACAAGCTGGCGCCGCGCGCCGAGATCCCCGCGCGCATCGACCGCGCCCTGTCCGAAGTGGGCCTCGACCCCGAATACCGCGACCGCTTTCCGCACCAGATATCCGGCGGCCAGCGCCAGCGCATCGGCATTGCCCGCGCGCTGATGGTGTCGCCCAAGTTCCTGGTGTGCGACGAGCCGGTGGCCGCGCTCGACGTGTCGATCCAGGCGCAGGTGATCAACCTGTTCATGGACCTGCGCGAGCAGCACGGTTTCACGTATTTGTTCATCAGCCACGACCTGGGCGTGGTCAAGCACATTTCCGACCGCGTGGCCATCATGTACTTGGGCAAGATCGTCGAGCGCGCGCCGGCCGCCGAGATCTTCACGCGCGCCAACCACCCGTACACCCAGGCCCTGCTGGCCGAAGTGCCCGACGTCAGCCGGCGCGGCCGCAATTTCACGCCCATCCAGGGCGAGATCCCGTCGCCGCTGAATCCGCCGCCGGGCTGCACCTTCCACCCGCGCTGTCCGCACGCCATGGCGCGCTGCCGCGAGCAGACGCCCGCGCTGAAAGAAATCGCGCCCGGCCACTGGTCGGCCTGCCACCTCAACCCCTAG
- a CDS encoding ABC transporter permease: MAHSSSNGRTRTIQPLAETPRRAAILKKLRSRPTVTGSAIALAILIVVVLAAPFFAPQNPYDLANLNLLDGRLPPGAASMDGKVYLLGTDDQGRDMFSAILYGLRISLMVGLSAVGLATAIGSMAGLVAAYVGGFVDTVLMRIVDFILGFPTILVALVLLAMMGRGVDKVILALVVVQWAHYARIMRGRALQERRKEYVEAAANLGFPAWRIMLFHLLPNCLGPVMVFATIQIATAIALEATLSFLGVGVPITEPSLGLLIANGFQYLLSGDYWISMFPGVALLLLILTINIVGDRLREALDPRRA; this comes from the coding sequence ATGGCTCATTCTTCCTCCAACGGCCGCACGCGCACCATCCAGCCACTGGCTGAAACCCCGCGCCGCGCCGCCATCCTGAAAAAACTGCGCAGCCGCCCCACCGTGACGGGTTCGGCCATCGCGCTGGCCATCCTGATCGTGGTGGTGCTGGCCGCCCCGTTCTTCGCGCCGCAGAACCCCTACGACCTCGCCAACCTCAATCTGCTCGACGGCCGCCTGCCGCCGGGAGCCGCCTCGATGGACGGCAAGGTGTACCTGCTGGGCACCGACGACCAGGGCCGCGACATGTTCAGCGCCATTCTGTATGGCCTGCGCATCAGCCTGATGGTGGGCCTGTCGGCCGTGGGGCTGGCCACCGCCATCGGCAGCATGGCCGGGCTGGTGGCCGCCTATGTCGGCGGTTTTGTCGACACCGTGCTGATGCGCATTGTCGATTTCATCCTGGGGTTCCCCACCATCCTGGTGGCGCTGGTGCTGCTGGCCATGATGGGCCGCGGCGTCGACAAGGTGATCCTGGCGCTGGTGGTGGTGCAATGGGCGCACTACGCGCGCATCATGCGCGGCCGCGCGCTGCAGGAACGCCGCAAAGAATACGTCGAGGCGGCCGCCAACCTGGGCTTTCCCGCCTGGCGCATCATGCTGTTCCACCTGCTGCCCAACTGCCTGGGGCCGGTGATGGTGTTCGCCACCATCCAGATCGCCACCGCCATCGCGCTGGAAGCCACGCTGTCGTTCCTGGGAGTGGGCGTGCCCATTACCGAGCCGTCGCTGGGCCTGCTGATCGCCAACGGCTTCCAGTACCTGCTGTCGGGCGACTACTGGATCAGCATGTTCCCGGGCGTGGCCCTGCTGCTGCTGATCCTTACCATCAACATCGTGGGCGACCGCCTGCGCGAAGCCCTGGACCCGCGACGAGCATGA
- a CDS encoding ABC transporter substrate-binding protein encodes MHASCIRAAALAALFGLAAGAHAQSLKIALASEPTAMDPHYHQATPNNAMASQIFETLVAQDAKMSLIPGLATSWKALDDTTWEFKLREGVKFSNGQPLTPQDVIFTFCRVMNNEESIAGSYAAVVQKFASVEATDAHTLRIKTLKPYPLLANDLTRTGILWSGIVEHGPISFDLDKKCGVTGPWPRVADFNSGKNTIGTGPYKFKSYVKGTGIELERNDGYWGSKPEWRDVAFVPVPNAGPRLTGLLAGDFDVIESPAARDVQRIKSTPGFGYVVTPSVRVVYFQFDVGRDATPLVKAPNGKNPLQDVRVRRAISMAIDRKTIVARIMDGMATPANQFLPDGMFGTLPHPPELKYDPAGAKKLLAEAGYPDGFEMTLSSTNDRYINDGQITQAVAQYLSRVGIKAHVDAMTRSVYFPKRAKREFSFAMGGWSSETGEASSFLQYWVTSYAPELGMGTSNYGRYSNPELDKIFRQAVTTVDDAKREKLLQQALTIALADLPSIPLHFESSIWAFRKGLTYEGRADQYTLASSVKSVKSAP; translated from the coding sequence ATGCACGCTTCCTGCATCCGCGCGGCGGCCCTGGCCGCGCTGTTCGGCCTGGCCGCCGGCGCGCACGCCCAGTCGCTGAAAATCGCGCTGGCATCCGAGCCCACGGCCATGGACCCGCACTACCACCAGGCCACGCCCAACAACGCGATGGCTTCGCAGATCTTCGAGACCCTGGTGGCGCAGGACGCCAAGATGAGCCTGATCCCCGGACTGGCCACGTCGTGGAAAGCGCTGGACGACACCACCTGGGAATTCAAGCTGCGCGAAGGCGTGAAGTTCTCGAACGGCCAGCCCCTGACCCCGCAGGACGTGATCTTCACCTTCTGCCGCGTGATGAACAATGAAGAATCCATCGCCGGTTCGTATGCCGCGGTGGTGCAGAAATTCGCCAGCGTCGAAGCCACCGATGCCCACACGCTGCGCATCAAGACACTCAAGCCCTACCCGCTGCTGGCCAACGACCTGACCCGCACCGGCATTCTGTGGAGCGGCATCGTCGAGCACGGCCCCATCAGCTTCGACCTGGACAAGAAGTGCGGCGTAACCGGCCCCTGGCCCAGGGTGGCCGACTTCAATAGCGGCAAGAACACCATCGGCACCGGCCCCTACAAGTTCAAATCGTATGTGAAAGGCACCGGCATCGAGCTGGAACGCAACGACGGCTACTGGGGCAGCAAGCCCGAATGGCGCGACGTCGCCTTCGTGCCGGTGCCCAATGCCGGCCCGCGTCTGACCGGCCTGCTGGCCGGCGACTTCGACGTGATCGAAAGCCCCGCCGCCCGCGACGTGCAGCGCATCAAGAGCACGCCGGGCTTCGGCTATGTGGTCACGCCCTCGGTGCGCGTGGTGTACTTCCAGTTCGACGTAGGCCGCGACGCCACCCCGCTGGTCAAGGCGCCCAACGGCAAGAACCCGCTGCAGGACGTGCGCGTGCGGCGCGCCATCAGCATGGCCATCGACCGCAAGACCATCGTGGCGCGCATCATGGACGGCATGGCCACGCCGGCCAACCAGTTCCTGCCCGACGGCATGTTCGGCACCCTGCCGCATCCGCCGGAACTGAAATACGACCCCGCCGGCGCCAAAAAACTGCTGGCCGAGGCCGGCTACCCCGATGGCTTCGAAATGACGCTGTCGTCCACCAACGACCGCTACATCAATGACGGCCAGATCACCCAGGCCGTGGCGCAGTACCTGTCGCGCGTGGGCATCAAGGCGCATGTCGACGCCATGACCCGCTCGGTGTACTTCCCCAAGCGCGCCAAGCGCGAATTCAGCTTCGCCATGGGCGGCTGGTCGTCGGAAACCGGCGAGGCCTCGTCGTTCCTGCAGTACTGGGTAACCTCGTACGCTCCCGAACTGGGCATGGGCACCAGCAACTACGGCCGCTACTCCAACCCCGAGCTGGACAAGATCTTCCGCCAGGCCGTCACCACGGTGGACGACGCCAAGCGGGAAAAACTGCTGCAGCAGGCCCTGACCATCGCCCTGGCCGACCTGCCCAGCATCCCGCTGCATTTCGAAAGCAGCATCTGGGCGTTCCGCAAGGGGCTGACCTACGAAGGCCGCGCGGACCAGTACACTCTCGCCTCGTCAGTCAAATCGGTCAAATCGGCCCCATAG